A portion of the Chloroflexota bacterium genome contains these proteins:
- a CDS encoding type II secretion system F family protein: MRAGELEAETEKEAEEALWQAGLTILRLSRLKKDGGGLHLESLSPTLFGVRRGEIIHFTRSLANLLGAGISEVPSLKMLQAQTSGPFGRVLNRVIEDISRGDSFSQALARHPQVFSTLYLRLIHVGEEIGSLPLVLRQLEVHLERERETAIRVRGALGYPAFIAVLAVGVVVILVTFVLPSMRALLREWGGSLPLSTRALVAIAGFLRERGGLVMVALALGVVGGTWYIRSPRGRARWDRFLLRVPQVRRAIIFSQVARFCRTLSLLLKAGVTLTEGLNLLVQTTENAPFREVLTGVRADVVQGKLLSQALASRPLFPPLVGQLVSIGEHTGQLEANLDTVVTSYDEEAGRAIARLVGMLEPALIILVGGVVAFIAVSILSPLYGLVRQIR; encoded by the coding sequence ATGAGGGCGGGGGAGCTGGAGGCGGAGACGGAAAAGGAGGCGGAGGAGGCCCTGTGGCAAGCGGGCCTCACCATACTACGCCTCAGCAGACTCAAGAAAGACGGCGGGGGCCTGCATCTGGAGTCCCTGTCCCCCACACTCTTTGGGGTGAGGAGGGGGGAGATTATCCACTTCACCCGGAGCCTGGCCAACCTCCTCGGCGCGGGCATAAGCGAGGTCCCCTCCCTGAAGATGCTCCAGGCCCAGACCTCTGGTCCCTTCGGCCGGGTGCTTAACCGGGTCATTGAGGATATTAGCCGGGGGGATTCCTTCTCCCAGGCCCTGGCCCGCCATCCCCAGGTATTCTCTACCCTCTACCTCCGTCTTATCCACGTGGGGGAGGAGATAGGTAGTCTCCCTCTGGTGCTGAGGCAACTGGAGGTCCACCTGGAAAGGGAGAGGGAGACTGCCATCAGGGTGAGGGGGGCCCTGGGCTATCCCGCCTTCATCGCCGTCCTGGCCGTGGGGGTGGTGGTCATCCTGGTTACCTTTGTTCTCCCTTCCATGAGGGCCCTGCTGCGGGAGTGGGGGGGCAGCCTGCCCCTCTCCACCCGGGCCCTCGTGGCGATAGCAGGCTTTCTCCGGGAGCGGGGGGGGCTGGTGATGGTGGCCCTGGCCCTGGGGGTGGTGGGGGGGACCTGGTATATCCGCAGCCCGCGGGGGAGGGCCCGCTGGGACCGTTTCCTACTCCGGGTCCCCCAGGTGCGCCGGGCCATTATCTTCTCCCAGGTAGCCCGCTTCTGCCGCACCCTTTCCCTCCTTCTCAAGGCGGGGGTCACGCTCACCGAGGGCCTGAACCTTCTGGTCCAGACCACGGAGAATGCCCCCTTCAGGGAGGTCCTGACAGGGGTGAGGGCGGATGTGGTGCAGGGGAAGCTCCTTTCCCAGGCCCTGGCCTCCCGGCCCCTCTTCCCGCCTCTGGTGGGCCAGCTGGTGAGCATCGGGGAGCACACCGGCCAGCTGGAGGCTAACCTGGATACCGTTGTCACAAGCTATGACGAGGAGGCAGGGCGGGCCATCGCCCGCCTGGTGGGGATGCTGGAGCCGGCCCTTATCATCCTGGTGGGGGGGGTGGTGGCCTTTATTGCCGTCTCTATCCTCAGCCCCCTCTACGGCCTTGTCCGCCAGATAAGATGA